Part of the Candidatus Deferrimicrobiaceae bacterium genome, TGGCATTCGAGCGCCGCTGCATCCGCTCCCGCTTCGTTGCGCTTCTTCACCATACTCAACGGTATGCCTCAGTCGCGCGCCTTGCTGGCGCGGCGCATCGACGCTCTCGGTGCGTCAAGCTATTTACGAGACGGTACACTAGGGCGTTCGCCGCGCCGCGGATCCCTTCCGATCGGGGAGAGGCGGTCTCAGAAAGCCTCCCTCCCGGCCCGGCGTACCGCCTTTTCGTCCTCCATGTCCCCGGTTTCCCTGGTCAAGTCCGTCCCGTAAAACCCCACGGCCTCGCCTTCCTCCAGGCGAATCGCCGTGTAGTCGATGGTCCTCCCCATCGTCTTACACACCACCCGCCTGTCCTTCTCCTCGCCGGAGAGAATCCCCTCCACAATTTCCCCCGTTTCGTCCGGCAGAAGGATTTCGTAGTGCTGCGCCGGCAGGCCGAGCTGCAAGAGCATTCTCTCCACGCTCCGGTTCGCGTAAACGATCCTGCCGTCCCTGGTCACGGTTAAGATCAGGTTGGGGTTGGAATCGGCGAATTCGGCCGCCATCTCGAGCTCTTTCCCCTTTTTCCCGTGGCCCTTGGCCCGGGCGGTTCCGTCGCCCGCTCCTGCGAACCGCTGCGCATATTCCACCAGGGCCGAAAGGGGCATCTGGATACGGCTCCGGAAGAGCAGGTACATGAGGGAGAGAAGGAAGGCCAGAAGGGCGATCGCTGCCCCGAACAGCAGGGTCTTGATCCGCCAGGTCCCCTCCGTCAGTTCCTGCACCAGCATGATCGTGAGGATGTGGACCATCATGGCCGACGCGATGACGCCGGCGATCGACAGGGCCAGCACGACGGGAAATAGGAACCTGACTTTTTTCATTCCGGAAAGACCGGCCTCCCCCCTCGCAATTCGGTCGTCGCGGGAAAAACATCCCTCGTCAATGTATCGGAAATGAAGGGAAAAAACTTTACGCGGCGATCCCCGGGAAGAGAGGCGTGCTCCGGAGGCAGCTTCCGGGCTCCGGTCACCCGACCGCGACGCGGCGACGGGGAGTAAGAATCGCGCCGACGAGTTCTTCCCCCGCCGGCAGAACGGCCCCCGGCCAGAGGATGGCCCGAGTGACCGACGCTCCCTCCCCGACCGTGGCCCCTTCCTCGATGACGGCGCCCGGGCCGGTCCGCGCCCCGGGGCCGACCCTGGCCTTCGGGGAGATGTAGACGGGCGGGATGATCGTGAACCCGGCGTCCTCGGGACCCGGGAGCGCCGCTTCCTCCCCTCCGGCGGGCAAAAGGGAGAGGGTCCCTTCCAGGTAGTCGGCCGGGGTGCCGAATTCCTGGAAGCGCCCGGAGGAAAGAAACCCGAAGACGGGGGCCTTGTCGGCCACGAGGGGGGTATAGGTCTCCCGGATGATGCACGACGCCTTCGCCGGGGGGATTCGCAGGAGGAGTTCCGGTTCGACGATCTGGCACCCCGTGTAGAAGCCGGACCGCGTGCCCTCTCCGGCCTCGCTCCCGAAACCGGTGATCCGGCCCCCCTCCGCGATCCAGACGGGCGTGTACCGTTGCGCAGGGTCCGGGAAAAGGATCAGGGTGGCCAGGGCTCTCCTCTCCCGGTGGAAGGCCAGGGCGGATGCGAAGGGGAAGGAGAGGATCGTATCTCCATTGACCGTGACGAAGGTTCCCCCCTTGAGAAACTCCCGGGCGTTCCCGATCCCTCCCCCCGTGCCGAGGATGACCGGCTCCAGCGTGAAGTCGACCCGGGCGCGCTTGCCGGCCCACCCCGCCACGCGCTGCTGGATGAGTTTCGGGTGCGTGTGGAGGTTCATTACGAACGACTTGATCCCCGCCCGCCGGAGGAACTCCATGTTGTAGGTGCACAGGGGGCGGCCGAGGACGGGGATGACGGGCTTGGGCAGTTCATAGGAGAGCGGGCGCAGACGCGTTCCCAGGCCGGCTGCGAGGATCATCCCTCTCACGGCGTCGCCTCGGAAGCCGCCTTCCCCGCGAGCTCGGCAAGGATCGGGAGGAGTTTCCGGGCCAGCGGTTTCATCCGGGGGTTCCGTTCGAAGTTCGAGGAAAGAAAGGCGACGGTCGGTGGGATGAACCGGAGGTAGAACCTCTTTCCGAGGTTGTGCGCCTGGTTCCCGAATGTGCCGATCGCCTTGACGTTTCTCTGAAGGGCGGAGACGTCGAGATGGTAGGCGAAGGCGGCCGGATCCCCCCCCATCCGCCGGAGCGCCGCGGGGGCGGCGTTCCGGTAGACGTAGACGAGTTCATCGACCGCCTTGTCGGGCAGTGTCACGTAGGAATCCCGAAGCAGGGAGCTTAGGTCGTAAAAGACGTTCCCCATCCGGGCGTCCTGGAAATCGAGGATCCGCAACTGCGGGGCCGCTTTTCCCTCCCCGGCGGGGATCACCATGATGTTCCTGCTGTGGTAGTCGCGGTGGGCGAGCACGCGCGGCAGCGCGGCCAGTTCCGAAAGGAACGGCAGGAACCGGTCCTCGATGGCGCGCTCCTCCTTTTCCGACAGGGAGATCCCCCCGTATCCCCGGACGGCGTTCTCGAAGAAGAAGTCGATTTCCCCGGAGAACTTCCCCACATCGAAGGCGAGGCGGGACGGGATCGCCTTCCCGTCGAGCGCCTTCGTCCCGTCCCATTGGATCCGGACGAGAATCTCCAGGCAACGCTCGTAGAGGGGCAGGAACTCGTCCGGGGAACGGGCGGACCGGACGACCCCCTCCAGCAGCGTGTCTCCCGCGTCCTCCAGGAACAGAGCCTTGGCCTCCGGCGCGGCATGGTAGATCTCGGGCACGGGGACGCCCGCCTGTTTCAGGTATCGGTGCACGTTGACGAAGGGGAGTTCCTGTCCCGGCGGGATCTCGTCCGGGTATCGCATCATGATGAGGGAGGGGAGGGGGGAGCCAGGACCCATCCGGACCCGGAAGTACCGCCGGGTGGAAGCGTCCCCCGCCAGTTCCACGACCCCGGCCACCTGGGCCGGGCCGTGGAAAAACGCCGAAAGAGTTATCCCGATTTCCCGTTCGTCCACCTGCAGATTTGTCCTCCTTCTCCGGTGAAACGTGCAAGCGCGCCTCGGCACTCGGTAAGAATCTCCTCGAACGTGCCGTACTCCGGGTGGTCCCCCCGGGTGTGGTCGCGAAGCTCCACGGTGAACGGCCCCGAAAAGCCGGTTTCACGAAGCGTTTCGAACACCCCGGTCCAGGGGATTCCCCCTCGCCCCGGAACGAGGTGGTCGTCCTGGTCGCCGTCGTTGTCCGAAGCGTGCACGTGGATGAGCCGGGGCGCCGATTCCCGGATGGCGCTGCGGACATCCCCCTCGATGTGGGCATGGCCCAGGTCGAGGCACACCCCGACCCGCTCTTCGGGATACTGATCGGCGATGTCCATGACGACTTCCACCCGCCCCGAGGGAACCGGCGTGTTTTCGACGGCGAACCGCACATTGCCCGGGACCGTTTCGAGAAGTTCGTTCAGGGACCCCAGGAACGCACCCCACTTTCTCGGGTACCAATTCTCCGCGGGGAAACCGGTGTGCAGGACAAGCGTTCCCCCGCCTTGGTTCGCCAGCCATCTCCCCGCGATTGCCACGGCGTTCACCGAGAGCCGGCGGTGCGGTTCATCCTCCGACGACAGGGAATACCAGCGATCCTTCCGGTAGCTGCGGACGTCGGGATAGAGGGGGGCGTGAAGACTTGCCACGCGGATTCCGTGGCGGGCCAGGAGGGAGGAGATCCGCCCTGCGGCACCGGCGTCACCGTAGGGGAAGTGGGGCGGCATGGCCCACAATTCGGCGGAAAAAAATCCGAACTTCGGGAAAAGAGAGACGATCGACTCGTCGAGTTCCTGGAAGACGAAGAGGTGGGTCGAGAGGGAGAATTCCATCATTTCGGCCGGTTCCTTGAGTTCTCGGCGAGACTTCGCCGATAATACCACGAGGAAGAAAACCCTTCTACTTTTCGCTTCCTACGATGGCTTTTTTTCCACCGGGGACAGATTGGGTACAGTTCGGACGTAATGGGAGAAGGTTGTCCCCGCGCTTGCGTGGCCCATTTCGCTTGCGAGTTTATCTGCACCCGCCTTCTGGATTTCCTCCCATCGCTGTGTGGCGAAGGAATGGCGTGTGCCGACGTACAAGGGGACGGGAATCTCCGCTTTCCTCGCCGCCGTCTTCCATAGTTGCGTCAGGTAGACGGGCCGATAGGGTGCGCCGCGCTGCCCCGAGAATATGAACGCCTCGGGGAGCCTGTCCCGGCATAGTTCGCCGAGCCGCGCGTACAGGTCGGGGGGAAGCATCTTGCATTGAATCTTGTTCGACTTCGTTTCCTTCAAGTGCCCCGCGTTATCAAATGCCCTCTGGATATACACACGACCGCCCACGAGGTCCCGTTTCTTGAGGGCGCATATCTCGCCCGGACGGCATCCCAACGCCGCCAGCGTTTCAAATATGATTCGATGATGGGGGACGAGATTGGTAATGATCTGGCTCTGTTCCTCGATGGATAGTACGCGAACATCCCGTACTGGGACCTTGATCTTCGGTTTCGAGGGAACGTCCTTTATGTCGCCTCGTTCTTTCATGGACGACAGGAACGCCATCAGCCATTGTATTTTCGTCTTGATTGATACGGGAGCGTAGCCCAGATGCTTTCAGCAAGTTCTTCGCTGGTTCTGGTGAGTGGGAAGATGTATTGGCAATATTGGAACGACATTCATCCAAACCGAAGACGAAGAAGAAAATTCTTAAACCGAAAACAAGCCATCAAAGCGGTGGGCAACGGTGGCACGAGAAGCTCGACAGCCGGCCGATTTACGGCGACCCCATCGACTTTCGGGGGTTGAGGCACGAACCGGTCAACGAGCAAGGCGTTGTATTTCTTTTCGGGATGGTTTCTCGAGAACTTGGATTTCTGGTGGAAGCTATACAAGGTGGCTTCCCAGACTGTGAAGCCAAGCGGCAAGTATCCCGGGGGCAGTGGCAGCCTGTCAAAATAGAATTTGAATATGCAAGCAAGAATTTTTATGAGCACGGACACGACCCAAAGAATTGTGACGTCATAGTTTGTTGGATACACAACTGGGTAGAATGTCCGGGTGACATCGAAGTTCTAGCACTGTCCGAAGTTATCAAGAAGCTATGATAGGGAATAGATTGCCTAACTACGGGCTGAAGCTGACGGCTGCCCTGTTTCTCGTTTAGGCCCCGCAGCTTAGCCCGAGCGTTAGCTCACGGAAAGACTTTCCTCCCAGTGCCCGGATTCTTCCTGACCGGGGAGCTAAGAAGGACTCGATCATTCATGGCGTGTAGATCGATACCGAATCCCGGCACGAAGGTCGGTTGCCCGAATAACTACTTCATATTCAAACTATGTGGGTTATTTACGATGAGCGGCATAGAGCATAATACGTTCCTTGTGACCATATTGTGCCATGAAATCCAAGACGAGCTTCGGTTCCTAAACCGTTTGCCGGGTGTTCGAGTCACCCCGGGGGCGCCACTTTTAACTAATAATATCAAGATATTAACGATGGCATATCGATTACATCGGAAGCCGATCATTTAATTCCCAGCATCATTCCCGGCGCGGGGCGAGCAATACAAGGACCTGCCGACAGGTTACCCGAACATTGGGCAAACCGCCGAATATTGAATGTTCCATTAGCATTGACGAGTTACCGTTCAGAGTGCGAGAATTCCTTCCATGGCGCGCAATACTTGGCCAAGGGATCGATATACAGGCCCCGGGGGTGGCCTCTACACGGGCCCTGGGGGTGGTTTGTATATCGGTCCGGGCGGTGGAGCGTATACCGGACCTGGTGGGGGTCTTTACAAGGGTCCTGGGGGCGGCATGTATACTGGCCCTAACGGCGGACTTTATACCGGTTCGGGCGGCGGTCTATATATAGGGCCTGATGGGGGAGCATATACCGGACCCGGTGGCGGTCTCTATGCGGGTCTGGACGGCGGACTGTATACCGGACCCGGTGGCGGTCTCTATACGGGGCCTTGTGCCAATCCCTATCGCAGCAACTGGCCGCCGATTGTAGCTCTGCTTGAGTACCTAGCCCAGAATGGGATGTATGAGTTGCTTCATCTCTTTCTACCGTTGAGGGGCTGGTAAGCAGGCTTCTGCGCAAGGTAGTCGTTCGGGTGGGAACGGAGATCAAGACTCCGTGTGTGTGCACTGATGCAGATAGGACTGTCAGCCCAGCGTGGTTCTTCGAGAGCTTAAGCGGCTCGTTCGTGGCTCCGCTTCATGTTCTTCAACCGGAGGATTACCCGTCCCCAGTGTCCGGGATTATTTCGGGCGTCTCGAAGGTGGTGGTCCCAGGTCATCTTGATGAAGGAATCGACCTGCAAGATCGCTTCGTCGATGTTCCCCCAGTTCACATCAAGCATCATTTCGGCGTCTGCCTGTACGAGGTCATGGTTGGAGAGGGGCAACGTGGGCGTCATGGCGTAACCTCCTGGGGAGAGGTTCAGTGGATGGATTGACGCTCCGAAGAGTAGGTGTAGATTTTATCACGTTTGCATCCACTCATCTCATGAAAAGAAAATAAGAACTGTTGAGGGGTACACTAAAGGAAAGGGCGGGGTTCTCTCTCCTGACCTTTTCCTTTGCGCGTCCTGTAGGCTAACCTTTCCTCTGTGACTTCCTTCCAAGTATCCACGGACATTCCACGGACACGCCATTGGCAACTCACCAATAATAAAACCATCAAAAAGGGGAGTGTTCTGGGGACAGTTTGGGGACAGATTTTTAGGGTATTTCCCTTTTAGTTTCATGTTTTAAGTTTTATCGCCGATAATACCATACTGGGATACGATTCCGGATGATCGGGAAAAGGACGGTCTGTTGATATACGCACGCCTCATCGCATCTTTCCTCCTGATGCTCGTTCTCTCCTCGCCCGGACAGACCGGTCCCCTCTCCTCCCAGGACGCGGTGTTTCGCGAGGGGTGGGTCCTTCTGTCCGAGGAGAGATTCGCCGAGGCAAGAGAAACGTTTGGCGGCCTTTCCGCCGGCGAATACGACCTCGGGGATTACGTTCTCTTCTTCACGGGTGTTGCCCTGGCGAAAGAGGGGAAAGCCGCAGAGGCGGCCGTGACCCTCGACCGGCTCGTCATCTCCTTTCCGGAGTCCCCGCTGGCCCCGTATCTCGCCCATGAACTGGCCTTCGCCGCGGCGAAGGCGGACGATCTTCCGGCCGCGAGGAGATATATCGAGGTCTCGCGGGGGAAAGTCGCGGGGAACGGGCGGAAGGCGGCCGAGAAGTATATCGAGGCGCGCCTGATGGAGGAGAAGGGGATGGGGGAGGAAGGGAACGTCGGGCTGCGGAACGCCGCGGAGGCGCATCTGGAGAACTTCTTCTCCTACACGGTGCAGGAAGGGGCGGTCCTGTCGATGGAACGTCTTTGGGAATGGCGCCGGGAGGGAAAGCTGTCGGAGTTGGGCCTTCCCGTCTCCTTCCATGGCAAGTACGCCAAGGCCCTGTTCCGCGCCGGGGAGGACGAACGCGCCCGTTCCGTTTATCAGGAGGCGCTGGAGAAGTTTTCCCCCGGGGACGATTTCTACACCGTCCTCCTCGACTATGCGGAGTTTTTGCGGAAGCAGGGAGAGACTTCCGCAGCGCGCACCCTGCTCGCACGGGCGGTGAAGGAGGCACCCCCCTCCTTCCGGTCGGACGTCGATTTTCTCTCCGCGAGGGTGGAGTGGAAGGCGGGCCGGACCGCGGAAGCCCGCCGGAAGTTTCTCGCGATCGCGGAGGGCGAGGCGCGTCCGGCGACCGCGGAGCGCGCCCGGTACCAGGCGGCATGGATATCCGAGGAGGAGGAGGACCTCGAAACGGCCACCGAACAGTTCGGGAAGCTTTCCGCGGCCCGGGACGAGCAGATCCGCCAGGAGTCGGTGTTCCGCCACGCGTTCGGGCTCTACCGGCAGAACCGTTACGCCGAGGCGATCGCGGCGTTCGAGGCGGGTGAGAAAACGGCGGCGTCGCCGGTGGAGCGGGCGCGGCACGCGTACTGGAAGGCGAGGGCCCTCGTCGATTCCGGCGAGAAGGAGAAGGGGGATGCGCTTTTCCGGGCGCTCGCGGCGGATCACGGCGCGGGCCCCTTCGCGATGTTTGCCAGCTTGCGTCTGGGGAAGGACCCCTTCGAGATGCTCAATGCTCCCTCCAGCGGGGAGACCGCCCAATGCGGGCAGGAGAAGGAGAGGCTCTGGGGGACGATCCGGGGCGGCGCCTGGTCGAAGGAGGACGCGGAGAAGGTCCGGCGCGCGGAGCGCCTCACCCTGCTGGGGCTGGTCGAATACGCGATCCTGGAGGCGGAGCGGGTGGACCGGGCTGCCATCCGGAAGGCGACGGGGCTGGCCGACGGGGGGACGCCCGGGCTCTTCCGGTACCTTTCGGGAGACCTGAGGGGGGCGATCCGCGATACCATCGGGATTTCCTCGGACCAGTCGACGGTGGGGCTCATCGACCGCCTCCAATATCCGCTGGCGCCGCAATATTTAGGCGATTGCGACGGAAAGAAATCCGGGGTGGACTCCCTCGTCCTCCACTCCATCATCCGGCAGGAATCCCTCTTCCAATCCAACGCCCTGTCCCCGGCGGGGGCGGTGGGGCTGATGCAGCTCATGCCCCGGACCGCCGCCGAGGTCGCCCGGAAGGAAAAGGTCCGGAAGAAGGTTCGCAGGAACGACCTGCTGAACCCGGAGGTGAACGTGGCTCTCGGGGCGGCGTACCTCTCCCGCCTGTTGCGCGGGTACGACGGCGACTACATCCGTGCCGTCGCGGCTTACAACGCGGGGGAGGCGGCGGTGTCGAGGTGGTGGAAGAATGCGGAAGGCGACCCGGCGTTGTTCCTGGAAAGGATGTCCTACCGGGAAACGCGCTCGTATCTCCGGAGGGTCTTCTTCAACCTTCTCCAATATTACCGGATCTACCGGCCCGGGATGCTTGCCCGCTACTTTCCCACCGAGCGAACAGGAGACGGGACAGCTCCCGATGCCGCCGGGTCCCCACCTGCCGCAGGGACGCCCGACGGGCAGGGCGGGGAGCCCCGCCCTGCGACAGAAATTCCCGGAGGCGTTCCACCCGGCGGATAGACGCCCGGGCGGCTCTCCGGAAATCCCCGTCGTCCGTCCACGCGCGGGCGATCGCCTCTCCGGCCTCCTCCCGGGCCTTCTCCCCCGCGCACACCAGGACGACGTCGCACCCGGCCGATACGGCCCGCACGGCGGCGTCGCCGATCCCGAGCGTGCCCGTGATGGCCTTCATCTCCAGGGCGTCGGAAAAGACCGCGCCGCGAAACCGGAGCTGCTTCCGCAGAAGCCCGCCAAGGATCTTCTCCGACAGGGTGGCGGGAAACTCCCGATCGAGGGCGGGGTAGAGCACGTGGGCGGTCATCAAGGCGGGAATTCCGGCCTGGATGGCGCGCCGGAACGGGGAAACGTCCCTTTTCAGCAACATCGCCCGGGAGCTTCGCACGACGGGAAGCTCCCCGT contains:
- a CDS encoding NDP-sugar synthase; the encoded protein is MILAAGLGTRLRPLSYELPKPVIPVLGRPLCTYNMEFLRRAGIKSFVMNLHTHPKLIQQRVAGWAGKRARVDFTLEPVILGTGGGIGNAREFLKGGTFVTVNGDTILSFPFASALAFHRERRALATLILFPDPAQRYTPVWIAEGGRITGFGSEAGEGTRSGFYTGCQIVEPELLLRIPPAKASCIIRETYTPLVADKAPVFGFLSSGRFQEFGTPADYLEGTLSLLPAGGEEAALPGPEDAGFTIIPPVYISPKARVGPGARTGPGAVIEEGATVGEGASVTRAILWPGAVLPAGEELVGAILTPRRRVAVG
- the nagZ gene encoding beta-N-acetylhexosaminidase, whose translation is MRPPDGPGLLMVGFEGKSLPPRLARQIRGWALGGVVLFSRNVETPRQVRDLCREIRAAAGGGQPAPLIAIDQEGGRVMRLTAPGFTRFPPARCYSLFRSRSSRVAGAAGEAMAEELRAVGVDINFAPVLDVDSNPENPVIGDRALSSDPESVAELGIAFSRGMLSRGVLPVGKHFPGHGNTASDSHGELPVVRSSRAMLLKRDVSPFRRAIQAGIPALMTAHVLYPALDREFPATLSEKILGGLLRKQLRFRGAVFSDALEMKAITGTLGIGDAAVRAVSAGCDVVLVCAGEKAREEAGEAIARAWTDDGDFRRAARASIRRVERLREFLSQGGAPRPARRASLRQVGTRRHRELSRLLFARWESSGQASRAGRSGNIGEG
- a CDS encoding phosphotransferase, which encodes MDEREIGITLSAFFHGPAQVAGVVELAGDASTRRYFRVRMGPGSPLPSLIMMRYPDEIPPGQELPFVNVHRYLKQAGVPVPEIYHAAPEAKALFLEDAGDTLLEGVVRSARSPDEFLPLYERCLEILVRIQWDGTKALDGKAIPSRLAFDVGKFSGEIDFFFENAVRGYGGISLSEKEERAIEDRFLPFLSELAALPRVLAHRDYHSRNIMVIPAGEGKAAPQLRILDFQDARMGNVFYDLSSLLRDSYVTLPDKAVDELVYVYRNAAPAALRRMGGDPAAFAYHLDVSALQRNVKAIGTFGNQAHNLGKRFYLRFIPPTVAFLSSNFERNPRMKPLARKLLPILAELAGKAASEATP
- a CDS encoding sugar phosphate isomerase/epimerase translates to MMEFSLSTHLFVFQELDESIVSLFPKFGFFSAELWAMPPHFPYGDAGAAGRISSLLARHGIRVASLHAPLYPDVRSYRKDRWYSLSSEDEPHRRLSVNAVAIAGRWLANQGGGTLVLHTGFPAENWYPRKWGAFLGSLNELLETVPGNVRFAVENTPVPSGRVEVVMDIADQYPEERVGVCLDLGHAHIEGDVRSAIRESAPRLIHVHASDNDGDQDDHLVPGRGGIPWTGVFETLRETGFSGPFTVELRDHTRGDHPEYGTFEEILTECRGALARFTGEGGQICRWTNGKSG
- a CDS encoding tyrosine-type recombinase/integrase; this encodes MKERGDIKDVPSKPKIKVPVRDVRVLSIEEQSQIITNLVPHHRIIFETLAALGCRPGEICALKKRDLVGGRVYIQRAFDNAGHLKETKSNKIQCKMLPPDLYARLGELCRDRLPEAFIFSGQRGAPYRPVYLTQLWKTAARKAEIPVPLYVGTRHSFATQRWEEIQKAGADKLASEMGHASAGTTFSHYVRTVPNLSPVEKKPS